The Corallococcus silvisoli genome contains the following window.
GTTGCGCACCATGCTGCGGCCCTGGAGCGCGACCAGCCGGCCGGTGCGCTCGCACAGGTCCAGCAGGTGCCGCACGCGGTGGAGGTTGGAGGAGAACTGCGCCACCACGATGCGGCCCTTCGTCTCGTGGAACAGGCGCTCGAAGGTGGTCTGCACCACGCGCTCGCTGCCGGTCTCCTCCGTGTGCTCGGAGTTGGTGGAGTCCGACAGCAGGCACAGCACGCCCTCGTCGCCCGCCTCGCCCCAGCGCTCCAGGTCCGTCTTCAGGCCGTCGATGGGGTCGGGGTCCAGCTTGAAGTCGCCGGTGTGGATGATGGTGCCTTCGGGGGTGCGGACGATGAAGCCCACCGCGTCCGGCACGGTGTGCGTCACGCGCGTGGCCTCCACCTGGAAGGCGCTGCCCACGGGGAAGGGCGTGCGCGGCTCGATTTCGCGCAGGTCCGCCTCCACGCCCAGCTCCTCCAGGCGCTGGCGCGCGAGGGCCAGCGTGAAGCGCGTGCCGTAGATGGGAACCGACACGTCGCCGAGCAGGTAGGGGAGCGCACCGATGTGGTCCTCGTGCCCGTGAGTCAGCAGCACGCCCTTGAGCTGCGCGGCGTTGCGTTTCAGGTGCGTGAAGTCCGGGACGATGATGTCCACGCCGGGCATTCCCGACGAGGGGAACATCAGGCCGGCGTCGATGAGCAGCATCTCCCCTCGACAGGCGAGCACCATGGCGTTGAGGCCGATTTCGCCGAGGCCGCCCAGAGGTATGACGTGGAGCATGTGGCCTGGAGTCTAAGGGCCCTGCCCGTCCCGTGCGTGGGAATCCGCACTCCGGCGCTTCGAACTCCAGCGCCCGCCTGCTTGACGGATTTAAACTAAAGGCTTAGTTGTATTCGAACTAAGGTCTTAGTTCGAAGCCGTGGAGGTCCGCCCCGTGTCCAGGTCGCCGTCCGCAGAGGAGTCCAAGCCGCTCACGCCGGTGGAGCTGGAGCTGATGCAGTGGGTGTGGAGGTTGGGGGAGGTGAGCGTGGCGGACGTGCTCGCGGCGCTGCCGCCGGAGCGCAAGCTGGCCTACACGTCGGTGTCCACGGTGCTGCGCATCCTGGAGCAGAAGGGCGTGGTGCACAGCCGCAAGGAGGGGCGGGGGCACCTGTATTCGGCGCGGCTGTCGCGCGAGGCGTACGAGGCCCAGAGTGTGCGCCACCTGGTGGCGACGGTGTTCGACGGGACGCCTTCGTCGCTCGTGGCGAGGCTGGTGGAGGCGGTGCCGCTGTCCGCGGAGGAGGTGGAGCAGATCCGCAAGCTGCTGGGCCGCAAGGGGGGCCGGGGATGAGCGCCCTGTTCCAGGACGTGCTGGCCGCGTACGTCATCTCGGCGGTGTTGGTGGCGGTGGGCTTCGGGCTGCTGCGTGCCGCGCTGGCACTGGGAGTGGAGCGGAGCCTGAGCGCCCGGCAGACGCTTCGCGTGGGCCGGGTGACGCTGGGGCTGGCGGTGGTGCTGCCGTGGGCCGGGCTCGTGGCGCGGGAGTTCCTGCCGGCGGGGCCCCTCTTCACCTTCGAGCGCTCGCTGGTGCGCTACGCCGCGCCGCTGGCGCCCGCCGTGGCTCGGCCGCTGGGGGGCCCCGTGCAGGGGGCTTCTTCGGTGGAGGGGGGGCTGCGCACGGGGATGCCCTGGGTGACGGTGGGGCTGGGCGTGGGGGCGCTGGCGTTCCTGGCGTGGGAGCTGCGCCGGTACGCGAGGCTGCGGCGGAAGTTGGAGGCGCTGCCGGTGCTTCGTCGCGTGGGCCGCGTCCGCGTGGTGTTGGGGGACGTGGCGGGCGGCGCGTTCTCGGTCTGGTTCCCCGGGGGCGGCGCGTGGGCGGTGGTGCCCTCCGACGTGCTGGAGGACGCGGAGGCGCTGCGGCTGACGGTGCGGCATGAGCTGCAACACCACCGGCAGCGCGACACGGTGCTCGCGTACGCGCGGCTCGGCTTCGACAGCGCGTTCTTCTGGCATCCCTTCGCGCGGTCGTTCTCGCGGTGGCTGGCGGAGTACCAGGAGCTCGCCTGTGACGAGGCGCTCGTCATGTCGAAACACGTGCCCACGGAGGCGTACGCGCGCTGCCTGCTCCAGGCCTCGCTGCGGATCCCCGCGGCCTTCTCTCTTCCCGCCGGAGTCACCGGCATGTCCCACCCCACAGTCAGGAGGATCCGCATGTTGTTCGAACCCCGCCCCCGCAGTTCCGTGCGCACGCTGGGCCTGTCTCTCTCGTTGGCGTTGGTGCTCGCGCCCCTGGCGCTGTGGGCGCAGGGCGCGGTGCGTGGGCGCGCGGTGTCGCTCGCGGAGGCCCGTGCGCTCGCGGAGGCAGGGCCGCGAGAGGGGGACCTGCCCGTGGTGGTGGATGCCGCGGTGGTGGAGCAGCTCAACCGGTTCATCACGACGCCGAAGGGGCGCGACTTCATGCGCAAGGCGCTGGCGAACCTCGCGGCGCACCGCGAGGCGATGGTGGGCACGCTGCGCTCGCGCTCGCTTCCGGAGGGGCTGCTCGCCGTGGCGATGGTGGAGTCCGCGGTGAGCAACCTGCCGGAGACGTCGCGCGAGCCCTCGATGGCCCCGGGGCCCCGGGGCGCGGGCGTGTGGATGTTCATTCCGGAGACGGCGCGACGCTTCGGGCTGAAGGTGGAGGCGGGGCGCGACGAGCGGCTGGACGTGGCGCGTGAGACGGAGGCCGCCGCGGCGCTCTTCCAGGCGTTGTACTCGCGCTATGGCGATTGGCGGCTCGCGCTCGCGGCGTACAACCAGGGGGAGGCCGTGGTGGACCGCGCCGTCACGGAGACCGGCGTGCGTGACGTGAGCGAGCTGACGCGCACCGGCAAGCTGAACAGCTACACCGCCACCGTGCAGGCGGGGGTGTTGTTGCTGCGCAATCCGCATCTGCTCGACTGAGCGTCGCTCGCGCGGGGAGGGTGCGCTCCTCCCTCGCACCGCGGTCTGTTGGATCTGCTTCAGGCGCCCTGGGGAATGTCGCCGGGGCGCCGGGGTTCGGATGTACGCCACCCTGCTTTCGCGCGAGGATGGCGGCGGTCAGCACAAGGGTGGGGAAACGCCATGAAGATCGTCGCGCTCGTTCGTCCGGCGGGAGAAGTGCCGGAAGCAGCCCAGGTGCTCGCGGCCGCGGCCGGCATGGCTCCAGCGGAGGCCCGCATGCGGCTGGCACCGGAGCCTCCCGCCCTGCTCGCGCGGCTGGCTCCCGAGGCGGCGGATGTCCTGGTCCAGACGCTCCGGGACGCGGGGCTCGCGGCGCTCGCCATCGACGAGGCGGGCGTCGTGGAGCGCGTGACGGCTCGGACCGCGACGTTCGGCCCCACGGAGGGGACGTTCACCCCTCGCGCGGGCGCTCCGCTCACCCTGGCCTGGGAGGATGTGACGGTCATCCTCCGGGGCGCGTCGTCCCTGCGCACGCAGAGCGAGCACACGGAGAAGTCGACCCAGGTGGCGCTGGGCACGGCCCTCATCACCGGCGGCCTGAAGATGACGAAGACCACGGAGAAGAGCGTGCGCGGCTCCCAGGAGGAGACGTCGCAGGTGCTCTTCCTCTTCGACCGCGAGGGCCGGGGCGCGGTGCTGCCAGAGGTGGGGCTCGACTTCTCCTGCCTGGGCCCCGCGATGCAGCCTTCGCGCACGGCGAACATGGTCGCCCTGTCGCGCCTGGTGCGCGAGCGCGCGCCCTCCGCCTTCTACGACGAACGGCTGCTGCGGCTGGGACGCCGGCCGCTGCCCTTCGTGCTGGGCGGGGCGGT
Protein-coding sequences here:
- a CDS encoding BlaI/MecI/CopY family transcriptional regulator, with product MSRSPSAEESKPLTPVELELMQWVWRLGEVSVADVLAALPPERKLAYTSVSTVLRILEQKGVVHSRKEGRGHLYSARLSREAYEAQSVRHLVATVFDGTPSSLVARLVEAVPLSAEEVEQIRKLLGRKGGRG
- a CDS encoding M56 and MltD domain-containing protein, whose product is MSALFQDVLAAYVISAVLVAVGFGLLRAALALGVERSLSARQTLRVGRVTLGLAVVLPWAGLVAREFLPAGPLFTFERSLVRYAAPLAPAVARPLGGPVQGASSVEGGLRTGMPWVTVGLGVGALAFLAWELRRYARLRRKLEALPVLRRVGRVRVVLGDVAGGAFSVWFPGGGAWAVVPSDVLEDAEALRLTVRHELQHHRQRDTVLAYARLGFDSAFFWHPFARSFSRWLAEYQELACDEALVMSKHVPTEAYARCLLQASLRIPAAFSLPAGVTGMSHPTVRRIRMLFEPRPRSSVRTLGLSLSLALVLAPLALWAQGAVRGRAVSLAEARALAEAGPREGDLPVVVDAAVVEQLNRFITTPKGRDFMRKALANLAAHREAMVGTLRSRSLPEGLLAVAMVESAVSNLPETSREPSMAPGPRGAGVWMFIPETARRFGLKVEAGRDERLDVARETEAAAALFQALYSRYGDWRLALAAYNQGEAVVDRAVTETGVRDVSELTRTGKLNSYTATVQAGVLLLRNPHLLD